The genomic region TGTGCATTTTGGCGATGAGATCGTCCAGGCTCAGGCGGCCTTCGCTTACGGCCAGCAGCATGAGGGGGAGGGCGGTTTCCAGGCCGGGGACGCCGGGCGGGGGATTCTCACCTTTTTTTTCGGCCAGGGTGTGGGGGGCGTGGTCGGTGGCGATGCAATCGACCACAGCCAGATTGTCCCACAGGGCCTGGCGGTCGGCTTCGCTGGCGAGGGGCGGCTTCATCTGGCCAAGCGGGCCGAGGCGGGGCAGATCGGCCTGGCTGAGGTAGAGATGGTGGGGCGTGACCTCGCAGGTGACCTGCTGCCCGGCTTGTTTGGCGCGGCGGATGAGATCGATCTCGCTGCGCAGACTGACGTGGACGACATGGAGCCGCTGGTGATAGAGAGATGCCAGGGCCAGGCAGGCGGCCAGCATGGCGTCTTCGGCGTGGACGGCGATGGGGCCAGGCCCGCGCCAGGCGGCGAAGTAGGCGGCCAGGGTTTCCAGGCGCTCGATGCGCAGGCTGCCAAAGGTTTCGGAGACGTAGATTTTGAGGCCGCAGGCCCTTGCTCCGGCCGCGGCAACGGCGGCGGGCGAGGCGTCGTTGACGGCGCCAACAAAAAACCCGACATCGCAAACAGCTTTGGCTGCTGCCAGTCGGGTCTTTTCGGCCAGCCGCTCGGCGTCGGCCGTGGGCGGGCGGGTGTTGGGCATATCCAGCACGGCGGTGAAGCCTCCGGCCAGGGCGGCGCACGTTCCAGAAAGGAGGTCTTCCTTGTGGGTCAGGCCAGGTTCGCGCAAGTGGACGTGAGGGTCGATGAGGCCGGGGAGGCGAAGGGGGGACATGCAGGCTCCACAAAAAACCCGCTGGGGGCGGCTTCATTGCCTCCGGCGGGCGCATGAAAGAAGTGTAGCATGGTGGCGGGAGGTGGGCAAACTGCCGGGTTGCAGTGTTGCAGTTGAACCGCACCCGGTTGCAGTGCGACTCATTTGCAGAGGGAAGTCCAATGTGGAAGATGATTTGACAACCTAAAGCGAATGGCTATACTCGTGCCAGATTCGAGTTTCGCCCTATTCCCCCCTTTTCTCGC from Caldilineales bacterium harbors:
- a CDS encoding amidohydrolase family protein — protein: MSPLRLPGLIDPHVHLREPGLTHKEDLLSGTCAALAGGFTAVLDMPNTRPPTADAERLAEKTRLAAAKAVCDVGFFVGAVNDASPAAVAAAGARACGLKIYVSETFGSLRIERLETLAAYFAAWRGPGPIAVHAEDAMLAACLALASLYHQRLHVVHVSLRSEIDLIRRAKQAGQQVTCEVTPHHLYLSQADLPRLGPLGQMKPPLASEADRQALWDNLAVVDCIATDHAPHTLAEKKGENPPPGVPGLETALPLMLLAVSEGRLSLDDLIAKMHSNAARIYNLPTSPDTFIEVDAEARYDFPTTGWRTKAGWSPFAGMPARGRVQRVVLRGREVFDDGDILASPGSGHVLCGGE